One window from the genome of Acinetobacter lanii encodes:
- the putP gene encoding sodium/proline symporter PutP: protein MNFLTPTVVTFLFYIVVMVCIGLYAYKKTTDFSDYILGGRSLGSFVTALSAGASDMSGWLLMGLPGAIFLTGLSESWIAIGLIIGAWFNWYMVAGRLRVHTEIQNNALTLPDFFTYRFSDTKKILRIVSAMIILVFFAIYCASGMVAGARLFESIFGLSYTTALWVSAIATISYVCIGGFLAISWTDTFQAGLMIFALLLAPIMTYLALGDTSQFSQIIETARPHASNMFTGVSGIAIISSMAWGLGYFGQPHILVRFMAADSVRSIPNARRIGMIWMVLCLAGAVAVGYVGIAYFHIHPELASAVKANPETVFMELTKILFNPWIAGVVLAAILAAVMSTLSCQLLVCSSTLTEDIYKSFIRKNASQTELVWVGRLMVLAISVLAIFLAMRPDSKVLGLVAYAWAGFGAAFGPLIILSLFWKRMTLNGALLGMIVGAITVIVWKNTMAHVGLYEIVPGFILSLLTIIIVSLMGKAPAQDVIERFEQSDEIYHREMGEALK from the coding sequence ATGAATTTTCTCACCCCCACCGTGGTCACGTTTTTGTTTTATATCGTGGTCATGGTCTGTATCGGGCTCTATGCCTATAAAAAAACCACCGACTTCTCCGATTATATTTTAGGTGGACGAAGTCTGGGGAGTTTTGTTACCGCATTGTCGGCAGGTGCCTCCGACATGAGTGGTTGGCTGCTCATGGGCCTGCCCGGTGCAATCTTTTTAACGGGTTTATCTGAATCATGGATCGCGATTGGCTTGATCATCGGGGCTTGGTTTAACTGGTATATGGTCGCAGGTCGTCTGCGGGTACATACTGAAATTCAAAACAATGCCCTGACATTGCCGGACTTTTTTACCTATCGTTTTAGTGACACTAAAAAAATTCTTCGCATCGTTTCCGCGATGATTATTTTGGTGTTTTTCGCAATTTATTGTGCGTCCGGTATGGTCGCAGGTGCACGATTGTTTGAGAGTATTTTTGGTCTATCCTACACCACTGCCCTATGGGTCAGCGCCATCGCCACCATCAGTTATGTGTGTATCGGTGGTTTCCTTGCGATCAGTTGGACCGATACGTTCCAAGCCGGATTGATGATTTTTGCTTTACTGCTGGCACCGATCATGACCTATTTGGCGTTGGGTGATACTTCACAATTTAGCCAAATCATTGAAACGGCTCGTCCACATGCATCTAATATGTTTACTGGGGTCAGTGGCATCGCAATTATTTCATCGATGGCTTGGGGCTTAGGTTATTTTGGTCAGCCGCATATTTTAGTCCGTTTCATGGCCGCCGATTCAGTGCGCTCAATTCCCAATGCACGTCGGATCGGTATGATTTGGATGGTGCTGTGTTTAGCCGGTGCTGTGGCTGTGGGTTATGTTGGGATTGCGTATTTCCATATTCACCCTGAACTTGCCAGTGCGGTCAAAGCCAATCCTGAAACTGTGTTTATGGAACTGACCAAAATTCTGTTTAATCCTTGGATTGCAGGTGTGGTGCTTGCGGCGATTTTAGCGGCCGTGATGAGTACACTAAGTTGTCAGCTTTTGGTCTGTTCAAGCACCTTAACTGAGGATATTTATAAATCATTTATCCGTAAAAATGCCTCGCAAACTGAATTGGTTTGGGTCGGACGTTTGATGGTACTCGCGATTTCGGTATTGGCGATTTTCCTTGCAATGCGCCCTGACAGTAAAGTTCTCGGTCTAGTGGCTTATGCATGGGCGGGATTCGGTGCAGCCTTTGGACCACTCATTATTTTATCGTTGTTTTGGAAACGCATGACCTTAAATGGCGCACTGCTGGGTATGATCGTCGGTGCTATCACGGTGATTGTATGGAAAAACACGATGGCGCATGTCGGTCTCTATGAAATTGTACCGGGCTTTATTTTGTCATTGCTGACCATTATCATCGTGAGTTTAATGGGTAAAGCCCCAGCCCAAGACGTGATCGAGCGTTTTGAGCAGTCGGATGAGATTTATCATCGTGAGATGGGTGAAGCATTAAAATGA